From the genome of Bacteroidales bacterium:
TTATATATTTGTTAGTTTAATAACAGTAACGACTGAGAAACGGATTTTGGTCGGTTTCAAGGTCAAAGAACTACAAGTCTAATCCGGAGGTATTTTCTGATGGAAAAGAGAATAGGCACTACCATCATTCGTATTCATGACCGCCAGACAGCAGGAAAGCTCAACGAGATTCTTTCCCGTCATGCCAATATCATTATCGGTCGTCAGGGGCTCCCCCAAACGGACGGTACCAGCATTATATCCCTGGTACTGGAAGGTACAACGGATGAAATCGGTTCTTTGACCGGCCAGATAGGTCGCATAAAAGGGATCCAGACCAAGTCCGTTCTGCTTAAAAACGACTGATAAACCGATTATTAATTGTAAAAAGAAAAAAGCAGCTTATGAAATTCAATCCAGGAAGTTATAGTATAAAAGATGAACGCATGAAGCCTTTCATCGATCCTGAGGAAATATGGGAGTTTATTGAAGATACCCAAAACTCCGATAAGCAAGAAGTACGGAATATAATAAATAAATCACTGAACAAGGAAAGGCTTTCACTCAGGGATACCGCTGTCTTGATCAATGCAGATGATCCGGAACTGGTCCGTGAAATCAAACAAGGCGCACGTGACTTGAAGAATAAGATTTACGGAAACCGTATTGTGCTTTTTGCCCCTCTGTATATAGGCAATAAGTGCACCAACAATTGTAAATATTGTGGTTTCAGGGTATCCAACAGGGAGGCGATCCGGAAGACACTTTCCGATGAGGACATCGTTAGGGAAACAGAGGCATTGGAGGATAACGGGCAGAAACGACTCATTCTGGTTTATGGGGAACATCCCGATTATGATGCTGAATTTATTTCCCATACGGTTAAACAGGTATATAAGGTTAAGAAAGGGAACGGAGAGATCCGCAGAGTGAATATCAATGCCGCGCCGCTTGATATAGAGGGTTTCAGAAAGGTTTGGGAAGCCGGAATCGGAACCTATCAGATATTTCAGGAAACCTATCATCCTGAAGCTTATAAATGGTATCATTTAGCTGGAAAGAAAACGGATTACAACTGGCGCCTGACATCCCTTGACAGAGCACAGGAAGCAGGTGTTGATGATGTGGGTATTGGTGCCCTGTTTGGTCTTTATGACTGGAGGTTTGAAGTGCTTTCCCTGGTTCGCCATACCAACCATTTCGAAGCTTGCTATAACATAGGACCCCATACCATATCTTTTCCCCGGCTGAAGGATGCTGCAAACCTCGATATTGATCCGAAATATGAAGTTGGTGATGAGGAATTTTCCAGGCTGGTGGCTATCCTGAGACTGGCTGTTCCCTATACCGGCTTGATCCTTACGGCACGCGAAAATCCGGAGCTGCGCAAAGAAGTCATGCAGTTTGGTGTAAGCCAGATTGACGGAGGTACCCGTATCGAGCTGGGTTCTTATGCCAATACCCAGAATGAAGATCAGAACCTGAACAAAGAACAATTCCATATAGGTGATTCCAGGTCGCTAGGGGAGGTAATTGATGAATTGCTGGAGGATGGTTACCTTCCGTCCTTTTGCACGGCTTGCTACCGTTTGGGCAGGACCGGCGAACATTTTATGGAATTTTCCGTGCCCGGTTTTATAAAGCGTTATTGTACACCCAACGCCATCCTTACATTGGTTGAGTATCTTGTGGATTATGCCCGTCCTCATATTGAAGAAAAGGGATGGAAAGTAATCGAAGAGAATATTCAGCAATTGGATGATCCCAAACGGGCCGGTCAGTTAAGGGATAGGATCCGGAGAATAAGGCAGGGCGAACGGGATCTGTATTTCTGATCAAGCATGTTGCCTTTTCTTTTGGAAGTATTGGAACAGATATCGGGTTAAACAAATGGGTGAGTAAATATGTCTTACTGGTAGGTTTATCAAATGTTGATGCAATGGGCAATAAATAAAATACATATATAAAATTTTATGTTGTTTTTATTCGTTTAAAATAGGTACTAGTCTGTTCATTTATTTCTAACTTTTAAACACAACGCTTATGTATTTAAAAATTCATCCTGAAACACCCAGCCAGCGACAAATTCGCAGAGTAGCCGATGTGCTCAGAAATGATGGCATCATCATTTATCCAACCGATACAGTTTACGCTTTAGGATGGAGAATCCACAACAACAAGTCGGAGGAGCAGGTCAGTCAGATCAGGAATGATCAGAAAAGCAGGACCAATTTTTCACTCATTTGTAAGGATCTTAGCCAGGTCTCCCAGTTTACAAAACCCCTGGATAAATCTACCTTCAAATTGCTGAAGCACAACCTTCCGGGGCCGTTTACTTTTTTGCTGCCTGCCAGCCATAAGATACCCAAGTTGTATAAAAGCAAAAAAGACATTGTAGGCATCCGTATCCCCGATAACAACATTCCGCTGCAAATCGTTGAGGAATTGGGTGAGCCCATTATGACCACTTCCCTGCGCAATACCAGTGATGAAGTGATGGATTACCTGGTCGATCCGCAACAGATTTTCGAAAAATACCAGAAACAGGTTGATGTGATAATAGATGGTGGTTATGGGAATGTTGAGGCATCCACTATAGTGGATTGTACCAATAATGAACCTTATATCATCCGGGAAGGTAAAGGAGAGCTGGTCTCATAGAAGATTCAGGTGATTGAATATCCGGAAAGCCGCCCGAAGCCTCTGGCCTCAGTTTTTAATATTTTGATCATTGAGGTGTTGTTGTTCGGGCGGCTTTTTAATGGCGCCCGAAACCAGCATCCACCGGGTTTTCCCACAAAAAAATAATTATTTTTTGTAAAATGCAGGGGCAAAGAGAATAAGTACGGTAAACAGTTCAAGTCTGCCAATCAGCATAAGAAAAGAGAGAAACCATTTACCAAAGTCGGGAAAGTGGGCATAATTTTCTACAGGCCCCACAGCACCAATCCCCGGGCCAATATTTCCCAAAGTTGCAGCAACAGAACCCAGAGACGAAGCAAGGTCATACCCCATAGATGAAACGATTATTGTGCTTATTCCGACGAGCATCATATAGAGTACCACAAATGCCTGAACATTGGTGACGATCTGAGGGTCAATGCTTTTTTTGTTCAATCGCACAGGAATGACTGCATTCGGATGGAGCAGGCGTTTTAATTCCAGCGCACTGTTTTTGATCAGCAGTGCCACCCTTACAATCTTAATGCCACCCCCGGTGGAACCCCCCGAACCTCCGAGAAACATCAACATGAATATAATGACCACCAGAAAAGGTGCCCATTGTAAATAGTCTGTTGTGACATATCCGGTGGTGGTGGTGATGGATACCACCTGAAATAGCGAATTTCTGAATGATTCCTCAAAAGACAGCACATCCCCGAACCATAAAAAAGCTGTAATGAGTATAGTAAAACCAAATAAAAAGAAGAAGTAGAACCTGAATTCTTCATTTTTTACAATTTTATTAAACTGAAGGTGTAAACCGTAATAGGAAAGTGCAAAATTGGTGCCGGCAAGGAACATAAATGCCGTAATTACATATTGCACATAAGGAGAAAAATGAGCAATGCTGGCCTGTTTGGTAGAATAGCCACCTGTGGCCATGGTGGTAAATGAATGACATACGGCATCGAACAGTTTAACATCACCGAGGACCAAAAGGACAATTTCTGTGATCGTGAAAAAGACATATATTTGCCAAAGCCTTTTGGCTGTCTCTTTTACACGGGGGTGAAATTTATCCGGCGTTGGTCCCGGTACTTCAGCTACAAATAACTGCATACCTCCAATTCCGAATATGGGCAGTATGGCCAGTGAAAGAACAATAATGCCCATGCCTCCGAGCCATTGAGTCATGTTCCTCCAAAAAAGCAAACCATGGGGTAAAGATTCCACATCACTGAGTATGGAAGCACCTGTAGTGGTAAATCCTGAAATGGTTTCGAAAAATGCATTGGTATAAGAGGCGATCTCTCCACTAATAACAAAAGGCAGGCACCCGAACAGCGAAAACATGATCCATACGGTGCTTACAATGATATAACCCTCTTTTTTGGTGATCGTTTCGTCTCTTCTTTGAGTTAACAGCCAGGCAAAGGCTCCGGTGGCAATGGCGATTCCTGCCGAAATGCCAATTGCGGCTATATCCCCTTCGTTATAATAAACTGAAACACCAAGGGGCAAAAGCATGGAGATGCCTTCGATCAAAAGAAGAAGTCCGAGAATATTCAGTATTACACGAACATTAATCATCAGGACTGACTGAAAAAGGTTTCGACTTTTTTAACGGCTGAGGGCATGGCAAACACCACCACCCGGTCTTCATCCTGTATGTTTGTATTTCCTGTCGCTATGAAACTTTTGTTTCCTCTTATAACTCCGCCAACTATGGCGTCTTTCGGGAAATCAAGGTTTTTTAGCTTATCCCTTGTTATCTTCGATTTTGGTTTGGCTTTAAATTCAAGCACTTCCGCATCGGAACCGGTAAGGCATTTCATTGTAGAAACCTCCGCGCTCATGGTAAATTTGAAAATCTGGCTCGCCGTTACCAGCTTTTTGTTGATAATGGTATCAATACCCATATTTTCACCCAGATTGATATAACTCATGTTCTCGATTACCGCAATCGTTTTTTTGACCCCCATTTGCTTGGCCAACAGGCAGGATAAAAGATTGAGCTCAGAACTGCCCGTCACGGCAATGAAGGTATCCATCTTTGCAAGGCCTTCCTGTTTCAATAAATCTACATCCCTTCCGTCACCGTTAATGACCAGTGTATTGTTTAACTCATCAGCCAGAGAAGCACTTTTGTCCTTCTCTTTTTCAATGAGCTTGACATTCATTCTGTTCTCCAGGTTCTGAGCCGTACGTTTCCCGATACGGCTTCCCCCAAGAATCATAACATGCCTGATCTCGATCTTCTTCTTGCCCGTATATTTTAATAAATTGTTGATGCCGGAACGATTGGTAACAACATATATCACATCATTTACATAAAACTGATCCAGCCCTCTGGGAATTATGGTCTGACCGTTTCTCGAAATAGCCACAGCCCGGAAATCATAGTTTTCCATCTCCTGGGTTGCCTGGATCAGGGTCTTTCCAACAACAGGGGCATTTTCTTCCAGTTTGAGGACATAGAGCGAAAGCTTTCCACCGGTAAAATCTACAATCTCCGAGGTTCCTGTCTGGTTTATCATACCAGTGATCTCCCTGGCAGCGATACGCTCAGGATAAATCAGATAGTCAATACCCAGGTCGGTGAAATGATTTTTATAGACCGGTCTGATGTATTCGGGATTATCAACTCTGGCAATGGTTTGCCTGGCACCAAGCTTTTTCCCGATGATGGCACAAGCAATATTGGTTTCCTCTGAGTGTGCTACAGCAATAAGCAGGTCCGCTTTCTTTATGTTGGCTTCTTTCAAAACTTCAAATGAGGTGGCCGATCCTGTAATGGTTAAAATGTCCAGGTTGGCATTCATTCCTTTTACAATATCCTCATTGTTGTCAATGATTACAATATCATGTAATTCACTGCTTAGCATCTTAGCCAGATGCGAGCCTACCTCACCTGCCCCTGCTATAATGATCCTCATAATCTTTATATTTCATATTTTGACATTACAAAATATCAACGGCACAAAGAAAAACCTTGTTTTAAAATAAACAAAGTTTTCATCCTTTTTTTAGTCAAAAATATATCTAAAAGCTCCGTTTCTCTGTACAGAATGAAATGGAATTTCTTTTTCCTCCATTTCACTGCACAAAGCTTCGCCATAATAGTAAGAGTTTGATGAATCCAGAATTACCATTTGAAAATCAAACAATTTTCTCATTTCCTCAACGGATATATTGACATCATTGGCCAGAATAAGATAATCCAGTTCGGCTTTTATTTCGGAATCCAATGGGACAGGGAAATTATCGTTTTCGAGATAACCTATTTTGATACCTTTGAAGTATATAAAATTTTTATACAGGCAGACCGGAGTCTCCTTTTTCTTTTTTAATACCGACATATCCCAGCGAGTACTGGTTTTAATACCTTTCGACAGCCAGTAAGGCTTAAAATAATATGGAATGGCTTCATTGATTTTCTGCTTGCCGTTATATAAAAGAAAATTGTTTGACCCGTCGATGTAATTTATAGCAGAAGTGTTGGCCATGTTATATACAAGAAATTCTTTTTGTTCATGTCTTTTGTATTGTAGCCGGATATCCGAAAGAAGAAAGACTATGGCAATACCCAGTGACAGGTTCAGATAAAGGGTGTTTTTTCTGATTATCCATGCAGAGATAAATATAAGGGCAAAGTAATAAAGAAAGATTTGTATCTCACTTATCCATATGGCATCTGCAGTAGAGTAGGGCATATCCCGGATAAAGGCTGTTGATTGATTTAAAACGGAAAGAATGGAAGAAAGGATGAAACCTAAGGCTTTACCGGCCACGGGCAGGAGCGGAGCGACGAGGAAATAAAGCATCCCTGTAAAGATGATGAATACAGCGGCGGGGATGGCAATAAAGTTGGTAAGCCAGAAGAAGTTGGAGAAAAGATTAAAATGATGAATCACCACAGGAGCCGTACCAATTTGAGCTGCCAGGGCAACGGTAAACCATTGCCATAGTTTGTCGGGTATCAGGGGCAGCTCGATCAGTTTGTAAAATCGTGGCTGAAAGAATACAATACTGTACACTGCGAGATAGGAGAGCTGAAAGCTGATGGAAAAGATTAATAAAGGATTGATAACCAAAAGAACAAATGCTGAAAATGCCAGGCTGTTATACACCGAGGAATATCTTCTCAATACCTGCCCTATAGCTATTACCGAAAACATCAATGTGGCGCGGGATACTGAAGGCGAAAGGCCGGTAAGAAATGCATATCCGACAAGTATGATCAGGATTATCACTACTTTAATAATTTTTCCGTAGGGATATCGCTCCATAAAAAACAATAAGTAATGGACAATGAGATAAATGATCCCGACATGCAGCCCTGAAACAGCCAGGATATGCATGGCGCCGGCGGAGGAGAACCTGCTTCTCACTTCCGGGGTAAGAAAATCTTTGTAACCCAATAAAAGCGCAGAAGCAATACCATATTCCTCCTCACCGATCCCCGTTTCTTTGAGTTGGTTCAATAAATGCAGCCTCAAACGGTTGGAAAGAGCAATTACTGAAAAGGGGGCATCAGCCCGGGACTTTTTCCAGGAGGCTTTATCAAGATATACCTGATAATGGACTCCCTGGATGGCCATATATCTTTTATAATTGAACTCGCCCGGATTACCCTGATTTTTTATTGGGTTGACGTAGGCTGAAAAGAGAACTTTGTCGCCCGGTTTGACAGGCAGCGTTTGCCCGTTTTTTTCAAGGTAAGCCAATATTTTTATTTTTTCCCGGTACCACAAGCTATCCCTGCGAATTTGGCTGGTTTTGATGACGGTTTGCCAGGTTTTATCTTTTTCTTCGGGTATATCCAGGATTTGCCCGGTAAAAGTCAGCTTACCCGTTTCCGGTTCGGGTTTATTCTCTTGCTTTTCCTGGAGTAGTATGGCACCGATAGCAAAGAATATTAATATGATCAGGAATCCCCGGACCCATTCCAGGAAAAATTTCTGTCTGGCAGGAAGGATTTCAAATCCAATGAGCAGAATTAGCAAAAAAGCAATGATTGCTATCAGGGAGCTCCATGCAAAATGAAAGTGCTCCTGAAGCAGAATGCCGCCAATCAGGGGAATGACCAGCCTGAGGAAAGGATTTCTTGCCAGAAATGCCATCTGAGCCCAAATTTTAAATAAATGTATGAAATTCCGTTGAAAAAATCCACAGGTGAGCCATTTTATTTTATCCCGAATTATTTTTGAATAATGCAGGTTATGATGGTCAGATAACGTATGATCTTACCTCGCCTGTTGATGGGTTGTATATAGGCAACATGGGATAGGCGTTAAATTTCAGGGCGAAATTCAGATCGTCCGTTCTTCCCAGCTTCCTTAGCCGCATGGCTCCTTTACTCGCGATGATCTTTTCCTTTATCTGGCGAATATCCGGATTTTGTCCAGCTATAAGTTCTTTAAGATAGAAAGCGCACTGCTCATCTTCTTCAGCTTTTTCGGAGGATTCAAATCCCATGGCAGCAAGCGTGACGATTTGAGGATTCTTGCAGTGTATATATTCTACAATGGCTGATGCATTGGCAAAGCTGCCGATCAATATTTCATCGGCATTTCGGGCATTTACAATCCCCTGGGTTCCTGCTGAAGTGGTAAAAATCACTTTTTTTCCCTTTAGCTTCTGGCTCGATGCATAGGCCGGAGTGTTTCCGAAATCAAATCCTTCAGGTGGCATGCTTTTTCGCTCACCGGCCAGAACGAAATCGGGATGTTGTTCTTTCAAGTGATAAGCTTTTTCCAGGCTTCCTACGGGAATAACACAATCCGCTCCCTGCCCCAGACAAGCAATGATGGTGTTGCTTGCCCGAAATACATCGATGATTACAGTGAAGCCTTCTGACTCTTTTGCACCTTCAATACAACTTTTTATTCTGATGTCCATTGTTATGCGATTTTTATTGGATTCTGTTCATTCCCGCATTACCTGTATGGCTTCAGGAATACAGGGGTATAATTATAAAGCAAATATAGCAAATGTTTCCCAATGGTTTTTGATGGAGCAAAGTTTGTTTATCTTTGGTAGCTTATTTTTTATTCATAATTGTGATATGAGCGGGAAACAAAATCTTTTTGAGGTGGAATTGTCTGTAAGGGATTATGAGTTGGATTTGCAAGGCATCGTAAACAATTCGGTATATCAGAATTATCTTGAGCATGCCCGCCATGAATTTCTTTACTCCCGGGGTATCGATTTTGCAGGGCTCCATGATGAAGGTAAAGATTTGATTATATCCCGGGTTGAAATTGATTACAAATACCCGCTAAAAAGCCGGGATCGGTTTAAGGTGACCCTTGATATCAGGAGAGAAGGTCATTTGAAGATGGTTTTTGACCAAACGATTCTTCGTATGCCGGATGAAAAAATAGTGGTTAAAGCCTGTGTAACCGGGGTTTGCCTGAAAGAGGGAAAACCGGTCAAGCCTGAGCGTATACTGGATGTGTCCCGGTTGGGACTTGAATAATTCGGGTCATAAAAATAACTTTAACTTTCAATTTGTCGAATTAAATATATGTATGATGAAAAACCTTGTAATTTTACTCTTTAGCTGTTTTTTTCTTACTTTCTGCGGTGGCCCCTCCCAAGATCAATGGCATGATATGCTTGGTGAAAGTGATCTTCAGGGTTGGAGCACCCTGAAAAATGAACAGGCCTTTCAGGTGGCTGATGGTGTTTTGAGCTGCGAAGGTTCGGATGCCCTTTTGATTTATGAGGGGGAAGACAGGGATGCCGGTTTGAAGAATTTCGAAATGGAAGCTGAGGTTATGACTCAGCGTGGAGCCAATACCGAAGTACTTTTTCATGCCGATCCCGGCAACGAGCCCGTTTCTAAAACCGGATACGGGGTTCAGCTCAACAATACCTACCGGGGGATGAAGGATTATCCCGAGATCAATATGACCGGCAGCCTGAACCGGATAAGAAACACTTATTATCCTTTGGTTGAGGATGGGAAATGGTTTGATCTGCGTATTCAGGTTCAGGAGAACCATATTCAGGTTTATGTCAACGGAGAAAAGACCGTGGATTATGTGGAACCGGAGGATCCCTGGAGGCCTGCTGATATGGATAAGCGCATGCTTTCGGAAGGTGTTTTGGGTATCCATTGCAAAGACGGAAACACCGGACTAAAAATTAGGAACATGAGGGTGAAGTCCCTTCCTGATACGGCAGGGGTACCTTTGCATGTTGATCAATCCTGGAATCGTAAGGTTACCCGTTTGCATGCTCAAAACTTTCCCCTTATTGACTTTCATGTTCATCTGAAAGGTGGACTGCAATTGCATGAGGCTTTGGATTCCTCGAGGCAGTATGGGATTAACTATGGAATTGCGGCCAACTGCGGCCTGAAGTTTCCCATTACAAATGATGAGCAACTTTTGGAATATATCAACAGTCAGAAAGGAAAGCCGGTTTATACTGCCATGCAGGCAGAAGGTCGGGAATGGGTTGACCTCTTTTCATCCGAAACGGTGGCAAAAGCCGATTATGTTTTTACCGATGCGATGACCTGGACCAACGACCAGGGCCAGCGCATGCGTCTGTGGATGCCCGAAGAAACCCATGTAGGCAACCCCCAGGATTTTATGGAGCAACTGGTGAGTCAAATAGAGAAGATCACCCGGGAACCAATCGATATTTATGTCAATCCTACCTTTTTGCCGGAGGAGATACAAGACCGTTACGATGAACTTTGGACGGAAGAAAGGATCGACCGGGTAGTACAGGCACTTGTTGAAAATGATGTGGCTCTGGAGATCAATGCCCGTTATGAACTGCCTAAAAAGAAAATACTGAAAAAGGCCAAAGAAGCAGGAGTTAAATTTGCTTTTGGAACGAACAACACGGGCAGAGAATTAGGGAAGCTGGGGTATTCCCTGAAGATGATCGAGGAATTGAACCTAGAACCTGAAGATATGTGGCTTCCCCCTGTGAAAGAAATGAACTGATGCCCGTGGGCTGAAGATACCACCGGGCTTAAACGCTCCGGGTAATGATGGCCGCGGATGCACGAATTATATTTTATTCGTGCATTCGTGGCCATTATTAAAATTGCAATTTTATTGCTTTTCTCCTGTCGCCATTTATCCATCAATGTTGCCGGTATATGCAATAAATTCGGACTGCTCTGATCCTACTACTCTTTTCAAAACCCTTAATATCAGGAAATCCACAGCCGGTAAGCATTTGATAATTTTTTTAAAGTTTTTTAAAAATTTGTCACCGAATTATTTACATTTAATAAAAATATTATTACTTTTATCCATGATAATCTATACTTATTAACTATAAATTTTTAATGATATGAATAACAGACAAGAGGATAAGCTTAGTATGTTCATCTCAGTAGATGATGTTTGGGAAAGCAATAAAGACATCTGGATCAATATGCCTGCATCTGTCAGAGCATTTGATAAGTTTAAAAAAATCATCTCTGAAATTGTTACCCAACAGGAAATTCAGAAAGGTAAGACTACAGGTGTCACCGAAAACAAACAGAAAGAAGAAGACAGGCTGATAAAGATTACTTTGGAATTCGCATCATCAGTCCATTCCTATGCCGCTCTCATTGGCGACAATAAATTGAAACAAAATGTTAACTACAGCCCCACAGATTTGAAGTCCGCACGGGATACAGACCTCAGGGCCATCTGTCAGTCTGTTCACAGGATAGCAGAAAGCGTCCTTTCCGGGCTTGCCGATTACGGCAAAACGCAGGAAGACCTTGACAAACTGCAAAATGCAATAGACGATTTCTCCGAGATGCTTTCCAAACCCAGGGCGGCAATCGGTACAAGGGCAACAGCTACATCAAGATTGCAGGAGCTTTTTAAGGAAGGTGATGAGCTGCTGAGAGATCACCTGGATATGATTATGGTATCCTATAAGACCAGCCATCC
Proteins encoded in this window:
- the trkA gene encoding Trk system potassium transporter TrkA, producing the protein MRIIIAGAGEVGSHLAKMLSSELHDIVIIDNNEDIVKGMNANLDILTITGSATSFEVLKEANIKKADLLIAVAHSEETNIACAIIGKKLGARQTIARVDNPEYIRPVYKNHFTDLGIDYLIYPERIAAREITGMINQTGTSEIVDFTGGKLSLYVLKLEENAPVVGKTLIQATQEMENYDFRAVAISRNGQTIIPRGLDQFYVNDVIYVVTNRSGINNLLKYTGKKKIEIRHVMILGGSRIGKRTAQNLENRMNVKLIEKEKDKSASLADELNNTLVINGDGRDVDLLKQEGLAKMDTFIAVTGSSELNLLSCLLAKQMGVKKTIAVIENMSYINLGENMGIDTIINKKLVTASQIFKFTMSAEVSTMKCLTGSDAEVLEFKAKPKSKITRDKLKNLDFPKDAIVGGVIRGNKSFIATGNTNIQDEDRVVVFAMPSAVKKVETFFSQS
- a CDS encoding acyl-CoA thioesterase → MSGKQNLFEVELSVRDYELDLQGIVNNSVYQNYLEHARHEFLYSRGIDFAGLHDEGKDLIISRVEIDYKYPLKSRDRFKVTLDIRREGHLKMVFDQTILRMPDEKIVVKACVTGVCLKEGKPVKPERILDVSRLGLE
- a CDS encoding ComEC family competence protein; the protein is MAFLARNPFLRLVIPLIGGILLQEHFHFAWSSLIAIIAFLLILLIGFEILPARQKFFLEWVRGFLIILIFFAIGAILLQEKQENKPEPETGKLTFTGQILDIPEEKDKTWQTVIKTSQIRRDSLWYREKIKILAYLEKNGQTLPVKPGDKVLFSAYVNPIKNQGNPGEFNYKRYMAIQGVHYQVYLDKASWKKSRADAPFSVIALSNRLRLHLLNQLKETGIGEEEYGIASALLLGYKDFLTPEVRSRFSSAGAMHILAVSGLHVGIIYLIVHYLLFFMERYPYGKIIKVVIILIILVGYAFLTGLSPSVSRATLMFSVIAIGQVLRRYSSVYNSLAFSAFVLLVINPLLIFSISFQLSYLAVYSIVFFQPRFYKLIELPLIPDKLWQWFTVALAAQIGTAPVVIHHFNLFSNFFWLTNFIAIPAAVFIIFTGMLYFLVAPLLPVAGKALGFILSSILSVLNQSTAFIRDMPYSTADAIWISEIQIFLYYFALIFISAWIIRKNTLYLNLSLGIAIVFLLSDIRLQYKRHEQKEFLVYNMANTSAINYIDGSNNFLLYNGKQKINEAIPYYFKPYWLSKGIKTSTRWDMSVLKKKKETPVCLYKNFIYFKGIKIGYLENDNFPVPLDSEIKAELDYLILANDVNISVEEMRKLFDFQMVILDSSNSYYYGEALCSEMEEKEIPFHSVQRNGAFRYIFD
- a CDS encoding 2-phosphosulfolactate phosphatase → MDIRIKSCIEGAKESEGFTVIIDVFRASNTIIACLGQGADCVIPVGSLEKAYHLKEQHPDFVLAGERKSMPPEGFDFGNTPAYASSQKLKGKKVIFTTSAGTQGIVNARNADEILIGSFANASAIVEYIHCKNPQIVTLAAMGFESSEKAEEDEQCAFYLKELIAGQNPDIRQIKEKIIASKGAMRLRKLGRTDDLNFALKFNAYPMLPIYNPSTGEVRSYVI
- a CDS encoding TrkH family potassium uptake protein, with the translated sequence MINVRVILNILGLLLLIEGISMLLPLGVSVYYNEGDIAAIGISAGIAIATGAFAWLLTQRRDETITKKEGYIIVSTVWIMFSLFGCLPFVISGEIASYTNAFFETISGFTTTGASILSDVESLPHGLLFWRNMTQWLGGMGIIVLSLAILPIFGIGGMQLFVAEVPGPTPDKFHPRVKETAKRLWQIYVFFTITEIVLLVLGDVKLFDAVCHSFTTMATGGYSTKQASIAHFSPYVQYVITAFMFLAGTNFALSYYGLHLQFNKIVKNEEFRFYFFFLFGFTILITAFLWFGDVLSFEESFRNSLFQVVSITTTTGYVTTDYLQWAPFLVVIIFMLMFLGGSGGSTGGGIKIVRVALLIKNSALELKRLLHPNAVIPVRLNKKSIDPQIVTNVQAFVVLYMMLVGISTIIVSSMGYDLASSLGSVAATLGNIGPGIGAVGPVENYAHFPDFGKWFLSFLMLIGRLELFTVLILFAPAFYKK
- the hydG gene encoding [FeFe] hydrogenase H-cluster radical SAM maturase HydG; the encoded protein is MKFNPGSYSIKDERMKPFIDPEEIWEFIEDTQNSDKQEVRNIINKSLNKERLSLRDTAVLINADDPELVREIKQGARDLKNKIYGNRIVLFAPLYIGNKCTNNCKYCGFRVSNREAIRKTLSDEDIVRETEALEDNGQKRLILVYGEHPDYDAEFISHTVKQVYKVKKGNGEIRRVNINAAPLDIEGFRKVWEAGIGTYQIFQETYHPEAYKWYHLAGKKTDYNWRLTSLDRAQEAGVDDVGIGALFGLYDWRFEVLSLVRHTNHFEACYNIGPHTISFPRLKDAANLDIDPKYEVGDEEFSRLVAILRLAVPYTGLILTARENPELRKEVMQFGVSQIDGGTRIELGSYANTQNEDQNLNKEQFHIGDSRSLGEVIDELLEDGYLPSFCTACYRLGRTGEHFMEFSVPGFIKRYCTPNAILTLVEYLVDYARPHIEEKGWKVIEENIQQLDDPKRAGQLRDRIRRIRQGERDLYF
- a CDS encoding threonylcarbamoyl-AMP synthase — its product is MYLKIHPETPSQRQIRRVADVLRNDGIIIYPTDTVYALGWRIHNNKSEEQVSQIRNDQKSRTNFSLICKDLSQVSQFTKPLDKSTFKLLKHNLPGPFTFLLPASHKIPKLYKSKKDIVGIRIPDNNIPLQIVEELGEPIMTTSLRNTSDEVMDYLVDPQQIFEKYQKQVDVIIDGGYGNVEASTIVDCTNNEPYIIREGKGELVS
- a CDS encoding DUF1080 domain-containing protein, whose amino-acid sequence is MKNLVILLFSCFFLTFCGGPSQDQWHDMLGESDLQGWSTLKNEQAFQVADGVLSCEGSDALLIYEGEDRDAGLKNFEMEAEVMTQRGANTEVLFHADPGNEPVSKTGYGVQLNNTYRGMKDYPEINMTGSLNRIRNTYYPLVEDGKWFDLRIQVQENHIQVYVNGEKTVDYVEPEDPWRPADMDKRMLSEGVLGIHCKDGNTGLKIRNMRVKSLPDTAGVPLHVDQSWNRKVTRLHAQNFPLIDFHVHLKGGLQLHEALDSSRQYGINYGIAANCGLKFPITNDEQLLEYINSQKGKPVYTAMQAEGREWVDLFSSETVAKADYVFTDAMTWTNDQGQRMRLWMPEETHVGNPQDFMEQLVSQIEKITREPIDIYVNPTFLPEEIQDRYDELWTEERIDRVVQALVENDVALEINARYELPKKKILKKAKEAGVKFAFGTNNTGRELGKLGYSLKMIEELNLEPEDMWLPPVKEMN